A genomic segment from Aegilops tauschii subsp. strangulata cultivar AL8/78 chromosome 1, Aet v6.0, whole genome shotgun sequence encodes:
- the LOC109771893 gene encoding glyoxylase I 4, producing MVNTTAAMVSGGGKGGVLPLASLNHISIVCRSVEESLDFYMNVLGFTPIRRPGSFDFDGAWLFNYGIGIHLLQSEHPESLPAKKEINPKDNHISFQCESMVAVERRLKELGIPYIQRCVEEGGIYVDQIFFHDPDGFMIEICNCDKLPVVPLAGQTFAMAACKRVASVKQQQLPMPVAQVAQATPAPAAAAASQCIPAPNPALQRVGGEEAAHISCA from the exons ATGGTGAACACGACGGCGGCTATGGTGAGCGGCGGCGGCAAGGGCGGCGTGCTGCCGCTGGCGTCCCTGAACCACATCAGCATAGTGTGCAGGTCGGTGGAGGAGTCGCTCGACTTCTACATGAACGTCCTCGGGTTCACCCCCATCCGCCGCCCCGGCTCTTTCGACTTCGACGGCGCATG GCTGTTCAACTACGGGATCGGCATCCACCTGCTGCAGTCGGAGCATCCCGAGAGCTTACCGGCGAAGAAGGAGATCAACCCCAAGGATAACCACATCTCCTTCCAG TGCGAGAGCATGGTGGCGGTGGAGCGGCGGCTCAAGGAGCTGGGCATCCCGTACATCCAGCGGTGCGTGGAGGAGGGCGGCATCTACGTCGACCAGATCTTCTTCCACGACCCCGACGGCTTCATGATCGAGATCTGCAACTGCGACAAGCTCCCGGTCGTCCCGCTCGCCGGCCAGACCTTCGCCATGGCCGCCTGCAAGAGGGTCGCCTCCGTCAAGCAACAGCAGCTGCCCATGCCAGTCGCACAAGTAGCGCAAGCAACCCCCGCTCCGGCGGCGGCCGCGGCTTCGCAGTGCATTCCGGCGCCGAACCcggccttgcagcgcgtcggcggcgaggaggcggcgcatATCTCGTGCGCGTGA